Proteins encoded by one window of Elaeis guineensis isolate ETL-2024a chromosome 12, EG11, whole genome shotgun sequence:
- the LOC105055611 gene encoding ATG8-interacting protein 1 isoform X3 has translation MGFLFRLREMGDNAKEGEENLPNGTDWEVVSLTASTYAAAPGPKPFEPTDEGINKDFDKNEQGFPDTMFMSRHFIFPPGKTENLPVEPDYIEIHNKFKGQDASLVEEDDNGPKNAPEESCMSKSDDSLHGIQFFDNGKSLSVGDMEFGEGKGLQRLSLHGEESAIFNAYHAESDISSSILCSENNEIAKHNDLSCQNSDSPSDFTNASELNEENKKDASRLPCEAWWKRKAVLLYNHAKEGNAFWSVFVAAALMGLVILGQRWQREKLQIQQLKLQFRTNNETSS, from the exons ATGGg TTTTCTGTTTAGGTTGAGGGAAATGGGAGACAATGCGAAAGAGGGTGAGGAGAATTTGCCCAATGGAACTGACTGGGAGGTTGTTTCTCTTACTGCATCCACATATGCTGCTGCACCTGGTCCCAAACCTTTTGAGCCCACAGATGAGGGTATAAATAAGGACTTTGACAAAAATGAGCAAGGATTTCCTGACACTATGTTCATGTCCAGACACTTTATTTTCCCACCTGGCAAGACTGAGAATCTTCCAGTAGAACCGGACTACATTGAAATTCACAACAAATTCAAGGGCCAAGATGCAAGCCTTGTTGAGGAAGATGATAATGGACCCAAAAATGCCCCTGAAGAAAGTTGCATGAGTAAATCTGATGACAGCCTACATGGAATTCAGTTCTTTGATAATGGAAAGAGTCTCTCTGTTGGTGATATGGAGTTTGGGGAAGGCAAGGGATTGCAACGGTTAAGCTTGCATGGTGAAGAATCAGCCATATTTAATGCTTACCATGCTGAATCAGATATAAGCAGCTCGATTCTATGTAGTGAGAACAATGAAATTGCCAAGCACAATGATCTTTCTTGCCAAAATTCAGATTCTCCTTCGGATTTTACAAATGCTTCAGAGTTGAATGAAGAAAACAAAAAGGATGCCTCTCGCCTTCCATGTGAAGCATGGTGGAAAAGGAAGGCAGTACTTTTGTATAATCATGCAAAGGAAGGGAATGCATTTTGGTCTGTCTTTGTGGCTGCTGCTCTAATGGGGCTTGTGATTTTGGGGCAGCGTTGGCAGAGAGAAAAGTTGCAGATTCAGCAACTTAAATTACAGTTTAGAACCAACAATGAG